A section of the Metabacillus endolithicus genome encodes:
- a CDS encoding ATP-binding protein, with protein MFEITDSGKGIPDGMEEAIFDKGVSLKGEKRGYGLANVKEEVELLGGFIELTSTEDEGTVFSVFLPK; from the coding sequence TTGTTTGAGATAACAGATAGCGGCAAGGGAATACCAGATGGCATGGAAGAAGCCATATTTGATAAAGGTGTTTCATTAAAGGGAGAAAAAAGAGGGTATGGCCTTGCGAATGTGAAAGAGGAAGTGGAACTTTTAGGTGGCTTTATTGAATTAACAAGTACGGAAGATGAGGGGACTGTATTTTCGGTATTTTTACCAAAGTAA
- the groL gene encoding chaperonin GroEL (60 kDa chaperone family; promotes refolding of misfolded polypeptides especially under stressful conditions; forms two stacked rings of heptamers to form a barrel-shaped 14mer; ends can be capped by GroES; misfolded proteins enter the barrel where they are refolded when GroES binds), with amino-acid sequence MAKDIKFSEEARRSMLRGVDALADAVKVTLGPKGRNVVLEKKYGSPLITNDGVTIAKEIELEDAFENMGAKLVAEVASKTNDVAGDGTTTATVLAQAMIREGLKNVTAGANPMVVRKGIEKAVAVALEELQAISKPIEGKESIAQVAAISSADDEVGQLIAEAMERVGNDGVITIEESKGFSTELEVVEGMQFDRGYASPYMVTDSDKMEAVLENPYVLITDKKITNIQEILPVLEQVVQQGKPLLLIAEDVEGEALATLVVNKLRGTFNAVAVKAPGFGDRRKAMLEDIAILTGGEVITEELGLDLKSANIDQLGRASKIVVTKENTTIVEGAGQADQIAGRVSQIRSQLEETTSEFDKEKLQERLAKLAGGVAVIKVGAATETELKERKLRIEDALNSTRAAVEEGIVSGGGTALVNVYNKVAAIQEEGDTQTGVNIILRSLEEPVRQIAHNAGLEGSVIVERLKNEQVGIGFNAANGTWVNMFEAGIVDPTKVTRSALQNAASVAAMFLTTEAVIADKPEEGGGMPDMSGMGGMGGMGGMM; translated from the coding sequence ATGGCAAAAGATATTAAATTTAGCGAAGAAGCTCGCCGTTCGATGCTTCGTGGTGTTGACGCTTTAGCAGATGCTGTAAAAGTTACATTAGGACCTAAAGGACGTAACGTAGTATTAGAAAAGAAATACGGTTCACCTTTAATCACAAACGATGGTGTAACAATTGCGAAAGAAATCGAATTAGAAGATGCATTCGAAAACATGGGTGCTAAACTAGTAGCTGAAGTTGCTAGCAAAACAAATGATGTTGCTGGTGACGGTACAACTACTGCAACTGTTTTAGCTCAAGCAATGATCCGTGAAGGATTAAAGAACGTAACAGCTGGTGCTAACCCAATGGTAGTTCGTAAAGGTATCGAAAAAGCTGTAGCTGTTGCATTAGAAGAGCTTCAAGCGATTTCTAAACCAATCGAAGGTAAAGAATCAATTGCACAAGTTGCTGCGATTTCTTCTGCTGATGATGAAGTAGGTCAATTAATTGCGGAAGCAATGGAGCGAGTTGGTAACGACGGTGTTATCACAATCGAAGAGTCTAAAGGTTTCTCTACTGAATTAGAAGTAGTAGAAGGTATGCAATTCGATCGTGGGTATGCATCTCCATACATGGTAACTGATTCTGACAAAATGGAAGCAGTTCTTGAAAACCCATATGTATTAATTACTGACAAAAAAATTACAAACATTCAAGAAATCCTACCAGTATTAGAGCAAGTGGTACAACAAGGTAAACCACTATTACTAATCGCTGAGGATGTTGAAGGTGAAGCATTAGCAACTCTAGTTGTGAACAAGCTTCGTGGAACATTCAATGCTGTAGCTGTTAAAGCTCCAGGATTCGGTGATCGTCGTAAAGCAATGCTAGAAGACATTGCGATCTTAACTGGCGGTGAAGTAATCACTGAAGAGCTAGGCTTAGATCTTAAGTCTGCTAACATCGATCAATTAGGACGCGCTTCTAAAATCGTTGTAACAAAAGAAAACACAACAATCGTAGAAGGTGCTGGCCAAGCTGATCAAATCGCTGGTCGCGTAAGCCAAATTCGTTCTCAATTAGAAGAAACAACTTCTGAGTTCGATAAAGAAAAATTACAAGAGCGTCTTGCTAAATTAGCTGGCGGTGTAGCAGTTATCAAAGTTGGTGCTGCAACTGAAACTGAATTAAAAGAGCGTAAACTACGTATCGAAGATGCTCTTAACTCTACTCGCGCTGCAGTAGAAGAAGGTATCGTTTCTGGTGGTGGTACTGCTCTAGTGAATGTATACAATAAAGTTGCTGCTATTCAAGAAGAAGGTGACACTCAAACAGGTGTTAACATCATCCTTCGTTCTCTTGAAGAGCCAGTACGTCAAATCGCTCACAACGCTGGTCTTGAAGGATCTGTTATCGTTGAGCGCTTGAAAAACGAACAAGTAGGCATCGGCTTCAACGCAGCTAACGGCACATGGGTAAACATGTTCGAAGCTGGTATCGTTGACCCAACTAAAGTTACTCGTTCTGCACTTCAAAACGCAGCATCTGTAGCAGCTATGTTCTTAACAACTGAAGCTGTTATCGCTGACAAACCTGAAGAAGGCGGCGGCATGCCAGATATGAGCGGCATGGGCGGCATGGGTGGAATGGGCGGCATGATGTAA
- a CDS encoding DUF4317 domain-containing protein has translation MNKKDVALIRKQFKIDNDLLKISDIFNVYIMKESSEIYHHQSQPFEMLDQDQQELFMNNFKKLLAGQLDEKLFELKFQRNAENNSQLILHQGLLSHDVEGWKEQMLQIVGKMLLIRQYEMDIVVTFIKGEYLKPTKRRNDDAEESDRDTVYSHPFILCSINNTQEPKKELLFDYVEREFKYNFVVDPIINLNSPIAGFLFPCFSDNAADVNHILYSAGKVHEPDHQFIEEVLNGEETMTAKDDKIVFEEIIKDVTGDQLNTSTLSNVYEEINRMIVENEEEELPKLDTKDVERVLKMSGLEDINTEKVETAFKKIIDDDKYEIKANSVLPKFTSKSIKINTKIANISISPQDLRYVKQVQLGGKRYLMIEVEEDTVIEGFTMIPEAFGGEQKEE, from the coding sequence ATGAACAAAAAAGATGTTGCACTTATTCGAAAACAATTCAAAATAGATAATGATTTACTCAAGATCTCTGACATTTTTAATGTTTATATTATGAAAGAATCAAGTGAGATTTATCATCACCAGAGTCAACCATTTGAAATGCTAGATCAAGATCAACAGGAGTTATTTATGAATAACTTCAAAAAATTGCTAGCTGGTCAGCTGGATGAAAAGCTATTTGAATTAAAGTTTCAACGAAATGCTGAAAATAATAGCCAGCTTATCTTACATCAAGGATTACTTAGTCATGATGTTGAAGGTTGGAAAGAGCAAATGCTGCAAATTGTGGGCAAAATGCTGCTTATACGACAATATGAGATGGACATAGTTGTTACATTCATAAAGGGAGAATACCTCAAGCCAACAAAACGACGAAACGATGATGCTGAGGAAAGTGATCGAGATACTGTTTATTCTCATCCCTTTATTTTGTGCAGTATTAACAACACACAAGAGCCGAAGAAAGAGCTACTGTTTGATTATGTTGAAAGGGAGTTCAAATATAATTTTGTTGTTGATCCGATTATTAACCTTAATTCTCCAATTGCTGGATTTTTGTTTCCGTGCTTTTCGGACAATGCAGCTGATGTTAATCACATTCTGTATTCAGCCGGCAAGGTCCATGAGCCAGATCATCAATTCATAGAAGAAGTGTTAAACGGCGAAGAAACAATGACCGCAAAGGACGATAAAATTGTTTTTGAAGAAATTATTAAAGACGTAACCGGTGATCAACTAAATACATCTACTCTTTCAAATGTGTATGAAGAAATAAACCGTATGATTGTAGAAAATGAAGAGGAAGAACTACCAAAGTTAGACACAAAAGATGTTGAACGAGTTTTAAAAATGAGCGGTCTAGAAGATATCAACACTGAAAAGGTAGAAACAGCCTTCAAGAAAATAATTGATGATGACAAGTATGAGATAAAAGCAAACAGTGTTTTACCAAAGTTCACTTCAAAATCAATAAAAATCAATACAAAAATAGCGAACATTTCTATTAGTCCACAAGATTTAAGGTACGTCAAACAAGTACAGTTAGGTGGTAAACGTTATTTGATGATTGAGGTGGAAGAAGATACCGTGATAGAAGGCTTTACAATGATTCCTGAGGCTTTTGGTGGGGAACAAAAGGAAGAATAG
- a CDS encoding carbohydrate ABC transporter permease, producing MTVTANRSNKVLKFLNSKKVVPYIFVSPFILSFLVLSLYPSIQAIIMSFQRVLPGQTTFIGMSNYSRVLNPTFYKALSNTSIYVLLTVLILVITPIILAVLLDSKLVKFKTFFRASLFLPALASTIVAGMVFRLMFGETDTAVANQILNWVGLESVDWRYNAWSGMFLMVLLCSWRWMGVNILYFLAALQNVPKELYEAAEIDGASTVKKFFYVTLPFLKPVTIFVTTISVINGFRMFEESFVFWEAGSPGNIGLTVVGYLYQQGIQQNDMGFGAAIGVVLMLIIFAVSFIQLILTGAFKKGDE from the coding sequence ATGACAGTAACAGCAAATAGATCAAATAAAGTGTTAAAATTTCTCAATTCAAAAAAAGTAGTACCGTATATTTTTGTCTCTCCGTTTATCCTTTCTTTTTTGGTTTTATCTTTATATCCTTCTATACAAGCAATCATCATGAGCTTTCAGCGAGTACTTCCAGGGCAAACAACATTTATAGGAATGTCTAATTATTCAAGGGTTCTTAATCCAACCTTTTATAAGGCACTATCAAATACATCAATCTACGTTTTATTAACAGTTCTCATTTTAGTCATAACACCAATCATTCTAGCTGTATTACTAGATTCAAAGCTTGTTAAATTTAAAACATTTTTCCGTGCATCTTTGTTTTTACCTGCATTAGCTTCAACGATTGTAGCTGGTATGGTGTTTAGACTTATGTTTGGTGAAACGGATACGGCAGTGGCTAACCAAATTTTAAATTGGGTAGGTTTAGAGTCTGTTGATTGGAGATATAACGCTTGGTCAGGTATGTTCCTCATGGTTCTTCTGTGCAGTTGGCGTTGGATGGGTGTGAACATTCTTTATTTCTTAGCTGCTCTTCAAAATGTTCCTAAGGAATTATACGAAGCAGCAGAGATAGATGGTGCATCAACGGTCAAGAAGTTCTTCTATGTAACATTACCGTTTTTAAAGCCGGTGACAATCTTTGTAACCACTATTTCGGTCATTAATGGTTTTAGAATGTTTGAAGAAAGCTTTGTTTTCTGGGAAGCAGGTTCCCCAGGAAATATTGGATTAACGGTTGTTGGTTATTTATATCAGCAAGGAATACAGCAGAATGATATGGGATTTGGTGCAGCAATCGGGGTTGTTTTAATGTTAATCATTTTTGCGGTTAGCTTCATTCAGCTTATTTTAACTGGAGCCTTTAAGAAAGGGGATGAGTAA
- the groES gene encoding co-chaperone GroES, whose amino-acid sequence MLKPLGDRVIIELVESEEKTASGIVLPDSAKEKPQEGKVVAVGTGRVLDSGEKVALEVAEGDRIIFSKYAGTEVKYEGTEYLILRENDILAVIG is encoded by the coding sequence TTGTTAAAGCCATTAGGTGATCGCGTTATTATCGAGTTAGTTGAATCAGAAGAAAAAACTGCTAGTGGTATCGTCCTTCCTGATAGTGCGAAAGAGAAGCCACAAGAAGGTAAGGTAGTTGCTGTTGGTACAGGTCGTGTACTAGATAGCGGAGAAAAAGTGGCGCTTGAAGTAGCAGAAGGCGATCGTATTATCTTCTCAAAATATGCTGGTACTGAAGTGAAATATGAAGGTACTGAATACTTAATTTTACGTGAAAACGACATTTTAGCTGTTATCGGTTAA
- a CDS encoding sensor histidine kinase produces MEPYEIALLFRERNAILQSVKEGIIAIDQYGKVTMMNKSAQQILDISSRDEVQRINEIISSDTILKLMESKKDVVNEEVQYKDRTLIVNTQPVLEDGESVGTVATFRDKTEMKKMVDAFSEVKQYSEDLRAQTHEFTNKLYVILGLIQLGKKEEAIQLIQEETKSQEHHGELIFNSIQDEKIQAILLGKLAKASEKKIVFHIEEESSVSPLSEKFKLAPLIIILGNILDNAFDAAADSKEKKFLFLQPILGTMFCLR; encoded by the coding sequence TTGGAACCTTATGAAATCGCTTTATTATTTAGAGAGCGTAATGCCATTTTACAATCAGTCAAAGAAGGTATTATTGCCATTGATCAATACGGCAAGGTTACGATGATGAATAAATCAGCTCAACAAATTTTAGACATTTCAAGTCGAGATGAAGTTCAGAGAATTAATGAAATAATCTCATCTGATACTATTTTAAAACTAATGGAATCAAAAAAAGATGTTGTAAATGAGGAAGTGCAGTACAAGGATCGTACTCTTATCGTTAATACTCAGCCAGTTTTAGAGGATGGAGAAAGTGTTGGAACAGTCGCCACCTTTAGAGACAAAACGGAAATGAAAAAGATGGTTGATGCATTTTCTGAGGTGAAGCAGTATTCAGAAGACTTACGAGCACAGACACATGAGTTTACAAATAAGCTTTATGTCATATTAGGATTAATTCAACTTGGTAAAAAAGAGGAAGCCATACAACTAATTCAAGAAGAAACAAAATCACAAGAACATCATGGCGAACTAATTTTTAATTCAATACAAGATGAGAAAATTCAAGCAATTTTACTAGGAAAACTTGCGAAAGCATCTGAAAAGAAAATTGTCTTTCATATTGAAGAAGAGAGTTCAGTATCTCCTCTATCAGAAAAATTTAAACTTGCACCGCTAATTATTATTTTAGGAAATATATTAGATAATGCGTTTGATGCAGCTGCTGATAGCAAAGAAAAAAAGTTTCTTTTTTTGCAACCGATTTTGGGAACGATGTTTTGTTTGAGATAA
- a CDS encoding alpha/beta fold hydrolase → MEKQIHVSVKKKRFNFFRWFGVCLGMLMLICFSYQQIMTRVTADTYPPVGEIVDVGEYKLHVYALGDKTNLPTIILESGLGTPSSYKDWEDIQVELSKYTRVISYDRAGYGWSESASNERTAEQIADDLFKLLEKAEEKGPFLLVGHSFGGFTSQVFAHKYKGDVAGLVLIDSSHVDQEGGFSKGESYLIRGLKELGAGRILELINMLPIYSNDELSVHFFHQHFYNDNQISELEYMMTKSAEQVRAAQAEGFGNIPLFILSAEHEEYPEWSELQAQTASLSSDGKHIVVKDASHYIHKDEPQIVIDSIMGMIEKIQ, encoded by the coding sequence ATGGAGAAACAAATTCATGTAAGTGTAAAGAAGAAAAGGTTCAATTTTTTTAGATGGTTTGGGGTTTGTCTAGGTATGCTAATGTTAATTTGTTTTAGTTATCAGCAAATTATGACTAGAGTAACAGCTGACACGTACCCTCCGGTAGGTGAAATCGTTGATGTAGGGGAGTATAAATTACATGTGTATGCTCTTGGGGATAAAACGAACCTTCCAACAATTATTCTTGAATCTGGTTTGGGCACGCCATCTTCATATAAGGACTGGGAAGATATACAAGTGGAACTATCAAAATACACGAGGGTTATTTCATATGATCGAGCAGGATATGGCTGGAGTGAGTCTGCTTCAAATGAGCGAACAGCAGAACAAATTGCAGATGATTTATTTAAACTGCTTGAAAAGGCAGAGGAAAAGGGTCCGTTTCTTTTAGTCGGCCACTCTTTTGGTGGGTTTACATCACAAGTATTTGCACATAAATACAAAGGTGATGTGGCAGGACTTGTGCTTATAGATTCTTCACATGTTGATCAAGAGGGGGGATTTTCAAAAGGAGAAAGTTACCTAATTAGAGGGTTAAAAGAGTTAGGTGCCGGAAGAATATTAGAGTTGATTAATATGCTGCCTATCTATTCAAATGATGAACTATCTGTTCACTTTTTTCATCAACATTTTTATAACGATAATCAAATAAGTGAACTTGAATATATGATGACCAAATCAGCAGAACAGGTTCGTGCCGCTCAAGCGGAAGGCTTCGGTAATATCCCGTTATTTATTTTGTCAGCCGAGCATGAAGAATACCCAGAGTGGTCTGAACTGCAAGCTCAAACTGCTTCGTTATCTTCAGATGGTAAACATATTGTTGTTAAGGATGCTAGTCATTATATCCACAAAGATGAACCGCAGATCGTCATTGATTCAATTATGGGCATGATCGAAAAAATACAATAG
- a CDS encoding DegV family protein yields MRRIILSTESGADVPSDLAEKYDVQIVPMHIIMDGKDYLDGYLPVQDIYDYYGRTKKIPSTTSTNAHEYQEFFANIRESFPDCIIVHIGYTSKASSSFQNAVIAAEEFEGIFLIDALNVTGGLAAIVLYAAELLEQEPSIEPEHLVEKIEAIVPKSRLVFIPGSLEFLKAGGRVSNMASLIGTLLKIKPCIELKDGKLMSTKKYRGNMSGATEKLFSDYLNTYNIDRKQLYFIYSIGFDERIKQRMDEIAKENRFHNIRWIQAGGMISTHSGAGGFGVAGLEQ; encoded by the coding sequence ATGCGAAGAATCATCTTATCGACCGAAAGCGGTGCTGACGTGCCGAGTGATTTAGCTGAAAAGTACGATGTTCAAATAGTTCCAATGCATATCATTATGGATGGAAAAGATTATTTAGATGGTTATCTTCCGGTACAGGATATTTATGATTATTACGGACGTACGAAGAAAATACCTTCTACTACCTCCACAAATGCACATGAGTATCAAGAATTCTTTGCAAATATAAGAGAGAGTTTCCCAGATTGTATCATTGTACATATTGGTTATACATCAAAAGCTTCTTCTTCGTTTCAAAATGCAGTCATTGCTGCGGAAGAATTTGAAGGTATTTTTCTCATTGATGCTCTGAACGTTACTGGAGGATTAGCTGCGATTGTACTGTATGCTGCTGAGTTATTAGAGCAGGAACCTTCCATTGAACCGGAACATTTAGTTGAAAAAATAGAGGCAATCGTTCCTAAATCAAGATTGGTTTTCATCCCAGGTAGTCTTGAGTTTCTTAAAGCAGGAGGACGAGTAAGTAATATGGCTTCTTTGATTGGAACTCTGTTGAAAATAAAGCCATGCATAGAGTTGAAGGATGGAAAGCTAATGTCTACAAAAAAGTACCGCGGGAATATGAGTGGAGCTACTGAAAAACTTTTTAGTGATTACTTAAATACATACAACATCGATAGAAAGCAGCTATATTTTATTTACTCAATAGGGTTTGATGAAAGAATCAAGCAGCGGATGGATGAGATTGCAAAAGAAAATAGATTCCACAATATAAGGTGGATCCAGGCGGGCGGTATGATTTCAACACATTCTGGAGCTGGGGGCTTCGGGGTAGCGGGATTGGAGCAATAA
- a CDS encoding CPBP family intramembrane glutamic endopeptidase has protein sequence MKRHYWFILLTYMLLQLSSFLGIRLLDLLNIGETTVERFAYWTILSFSLAFFIILFLLRHERHAESRFRGEPSSVGASIGWAVAGFFLALFVQSVAANIEVNVFGVEAGSENTQMIVNVIKVSPLVIIVTSILGPILEEIIFRKILFGVLYTKTNFFIAAVISSLIFSLLHGEPQHVLLYGSMGFTFAFLYVKTKRILVPIFAHVAMNTMVVIIQTVFQEDIERMMKQMEQMQVIIGGFLS, from the coding sequence ATGAAAAGGCATTATTGGTTTATTTTATTAACATATATGCTACTACAGCTATCATCGTTTCTAGGAATAAGGTTATTAGACCTATTAAATATAGGAGAAACCACAGTTGAGAGGTTTGCATATTGGACAATCCTCAGCTTTTCATTGGCTTTCTTCATTATTCTCTTTCTTTTAAGACACGAACGTCATGCAGAAAGCCGCTTCCGAGGGGAACCATCTTCTGTTGGGGCTTCAATCGGTTGGGCTGTTGCAGGTTTCTTTTTAGCTTTATTTGTACAAAGTGTTGCAGCAAACATAGAAGTAAATGTATTTGGGGTCGAAGCCGGGTCTGAGAACACTCAAATGATTGTTAATGTTATTAAGGTTTCACCTCTGGTTATCATTGTGACCTCAATTTTAGGTCCTATACTTGAAGAAATTATTTTCCGAAAAATTCTTTTTGGGGTGCTTTATACTAAAACAAACTTCTTTATTGCTGCTGTTATTAGTTCACTTATTTTTTCACTATTACATGGTGAACCACAGCATGTTCTGTTGTACGGTTCAATGGGATTCACGTTCGCGTTTCTTTATGTTAAAACAAAACGAATACTCGTCCCAATCTTTGCTCATGTCGCTATGAATACAATGGTCGTGATTATCCAGACTGTATTCCAGGAAGATATAGAAAGAATGATGAAGCAAATGGAACAAATGCAAGTAATTATTGGAGGCTTTTTATCATGA
- a CDS encoding ABC transporter substrate-binding protein produces the protein MKKSLSVLLGLLMCFVLAACNGGDSASGEATEKEVIGGEVENATELKYWTFVELHMDFFKDAVPRWNELHPDKPIKLVAETFPYDQMHNNLLLALQSGKGAPDISDIEVGRFPNFLQGEPQLLPMNEYVEPEMDNFIQSRFDIYAKDGNYYGMPTHVGATVMYYNKEIMDQAGVDISSIKTWDDYVEAGKKVVENTDAVMTTVHTGDATTFQQMISQQGSDLFDDEGNLTIDSPENIKTLSLLNDMLNTHKIAELTPGGEPHAEEFYAFMNEGKAASISMPMWYMGRFTDYMPDLKGKMVIRPMPAWEEGGDRSVGIGGTGTVVTNQTEHAELAKEFLAFAKLSKEANIKLWTVLGFDPPRWDVWEDPAVQEDNKFYQYFGTDIFETLLEIKDEINGINVTEQYPDVLTELNTNTLNNVLRQKSESPEDALKKAQETVEANMQ, from the coding sequence TTGAAAAAGTCGTTATCAGTACTGTTAGGGTTACTTATGTGTTTTGTATTAGCGGCATGTAACGGAGGAGATTCAGCATCTGGTGAAGCAACGGAAAAGGAAGTTATTGGTGGAGAGGTTGAAAATGCAACTGAATTAAAGTATTGGACATTTGTAGAATTGCATATGGATTTCTTTAAAGACGCAGTTCCTCGATGGAATGAACTTCACCCAGATAAACCGATTAAACTTGTTGCTGAAACATTTCCTTATGATCAAATGCACAACAACTTATTATTAGCGCTACAATCTGGTAAAGGTGCACCTGATATTTCTGATATTGAAGTAGGTCGTTTTCCGAATTTTTTACAAGGTGAACCACAGCTTTTACCTATGAATGAATATGTTGAGCCTGAGATGGACAATTTCATCCAATCTAGATTTGACATTTATGCTAAAGATGGTAACTACTACGGTATGCCTACACATGTTGGTGCTACTGTTATGTATTATAACAAAGAAATTATGGACCAAGCAGGTGTTGATATTAGTTCAATCAAAACGTGGGATGACTATGTAGAAGCGGGTAAAAAAGTTGTTGAAAACACTGATGCTGTTATGACAACAGTTCATACGGGTGATGCAACTACTTTCCAACAAATGATCAGTCAACAAGGTTCTGACCTATTTGATGATGAGGGTAATTTAACAATAGATAGTCCTGAAAACATTAAAACACTATCTTTGTTAAATGATATGCTTAATACACATAAAATTGCTGAGTTAACACCTGGTGGCGAGCCACATGCTGAAGAGTTTTATGCATTTATGAATGAAGGAAAAGCGGCATCTATCTCTATGCCAATGTGGTATATGGGACGTTTCACTGATTATATGCCTGACCTAAAAGGGAAAATGGTGATTCGACCAATGCCTGCTTGGGAAGAAGGCGGAGATCGCTCGGTAGGTATTGGTGGAACAGGTACCGTTGTTACAAATCAAACAGAGCATGCTGAGCTTGCGAAGGAATTCCTAGCATTTGCAAAGCTTTCTAAGGAAGCAAATATTAAATTATGGACAGTTCTAGGCTTTGATCCACCTCGTTGGGATGTTTGGGAAGATCCTGCAGTTCAAGAGGATAACAAATTCTATCAATACTTCGGTACAGATATCTTTGAAACGTTACTAGAGATCAAAGATGAAATTAATGGTATTAATGTAACAGAACAATATCCAGATGTTTTAACAGAACTTAATACCAATACATTAAATAATGTACTAAGACAGAAATCTGAATCTCCTGAAGACGCTTTAAAGAAAGCACAGGAAACAGTTGAAGCGAATATGCAGTAG
- a CDS encoding YesL family protein, producing the protein MNGKEIVSKLDFILQWIFRLVVLNVAWIFFSVLGLFVAGIFPSTAAMLSVARKWILGEHDIKIFQTFKKIYRQEFATANILGWILTITGVILYVNFQLMKNSVSVFSIVTPFAFYLMVFFYMILLIWAFPMLVHYKATWRQHLKNAIIVGLSKIHYTLMCGLAIFLVLYLSLSYPGIIPFFTISVLGIGVMWVTLRVFTKMDQRVTMKST; encoded by the coding sequence ATGAATGGGAAAGAAATTGTATCAAAATTAGATTTTATACTTCAATGGATTTTCCGCCTTGTTGTGTTAAATGTAGCATGGATTTTCTTTTCGGTTCTGGGATTATTTGTAGCAGGTATCTTTCCATCTACTGCCGCTATGTTAAGTGTAGCTAGAAAGTGGATTCTGGGTGAACATGATATTAAAATTTTCCAAACATTTAAGAAAATATATCGTCAAGAATTTGCTACAGCCAATATATTGGGATGGATTTTAACGATAACCGGAGTGATTCTGTATGTTAATTTTCAATTAATGAAGAACTCAGTAAGTGTGTTCTCTATTGTAACTCCCTTTGCCTTTTATTTAATGGTTTTCTTCTATATGATTCTATTAATTTGGGCTTTTCCAATGCTTGTACATTATAAAGCTACCTGGAGGCAACATCTTAAGAATGCCATTATTGTAGGTTTATCAAAAATTCATTATACCTTAATGTGTGGCTTGGCGATCTTCTTGGTATTGTATCTATCATTAAGCTATCCAGGGATCATTCCTTTTTTTACGATTAGTGTCTTAGGGATAGGGGTGATGTGGGTTACGTTGCGGGTCTTTACTAAAATGGATCAGAGAGTAACGATGAAATCGACGTAA
- a CDS encoding response regulator, with product MINVIIAEDDFRVAQIHEAYLAEVKEMNLVGKASNAKETFELLEKLDVDLLLLDVYMPDQLGTELLAEVRENYPEVDIIMITAATDKTFINKALNYGVEHYLIKPITIERFKEVMNQYNKKKELLKSVTDVNQDFLDSLFGSGEKQIEKPLLPSGIDYVTLKKVKEIIEIEFDGITSEKVGKKMGASRTTARRYLEYLVGTGEAISEHVYGIVGRPERRYYSKKAE from the coding sequence ATGATTAACGTCATTATAGCTGAGGACGACTTTCGTGTTGCCCAAATTCATGAGGCATATTTAGCAGAAGTGAAGGAGATGAATTTAGTAGGAAAAGCAAGCAATGCTAAGGAAACGTTTGAATTATTGGAGAAATTAGATGTTGATTTACTTTTATTAGATGTGTATATGCCTGACCAGCTAGGCACAGAGCTTTTAGCCGAAGTAAGAGAAAACTATCCTGAAGTTGACATCATCATGATTACAGCGGCAACAGACAAAACCTTTATAAATAAAGCACTAAACTATGGAGTAGAACATTACTTAATAAAGCCGATCACCATTGAACGATTTAAAGAAGTAATGAATCAGTATAATAAGAAAAAAGAGTTGTTGAAGTCTGTAACAGATGTGAATCAAGATTTTCTTGATTCTCTATTTGGATCAGGTGAAAAACAAATAGAAAAGCCTTTGCTTCCTTCAGGTATTGATTATGTTACGTTAAAAAAAGTAAAGGAAATCATCGAAATTGAATTCGATGGAATTACATCAGAAAAAGTCGGCAAAAAAATGGGTGCTTCACGAACAACGGCGAGGAGATATCTCGAATATTTAGTTGGAACGGGTGAAGCTATATCAGAGCATGTATATGGAATTGTTGGAAGACCAGAGAGACGTTACTACTCGAAAAAAGCAGAGTAG